The genome window gcctgaaaaataatatgaaatccctttacagtcctctcgagttgttgcgcccaaaaagcgaaacttcccagcccattttaaggaacgtaaagacaatatttcattgcatgtttgagaaaaatagtttttttcttGCAACGACGATTCATAGCACTAACGCCTGCGTCTGGATAAAATTTGAGGTAATATACCTATGTAGTCTTATGGACTTTTGGTTTTGTTATTAGTACTCTGTGATAAACTGGGCGCGCGACCACCGCATGCACCACAAGTATGTGGACACAGACGCGGACCCCCACAATGCTACACGAGGGCTATTTTTCTCCCACGTTGGCTGGCTGATGGTGGAGAAACACCCGGAGTTCGAGCGCAAGAGCAAGCAGATAGACCTTAGCGATCTTGAAAGTAATCCCATATTGCACTTCCAGCAAAAGTGAGTAACACAGACAGCTTTTACCAACACTAATACCGCTACACacaacaaatatttatgttttaacTGCGGGGTTTTAACTATCTATACAACTATCTGTCGTgattcataagtttcataatATCATTCGtttcaatttatttcatgaatactGTTTAGTTCAAGTAGCTTAGCAAAATGTACTGTCTCTTTTGATTTTTatatggttgtctattgtttgcccgatagtcatttgacataatattcatatgcccgaatctaacttgcctgaatttcatttgcccgaatgatttgtttaccataaaaattgtatgacataccggttgtttatccgaacattaccttccataatcatacaatgccatactatttgttagccatattattaagtgcaataatatggtttaatataatattcaaacgccataagcaattattgccatattaattgttgcccatattattacctaacttactttctgatagcaggggtcattttccagggggtcacagttctaacctaacctacttttcaagcagtttcattttccagggggtcacagttctaacctaatctaacttactttctgatagcagtttcattttccagggagtcgcagttctaacctgacctaacctactttctgatagcattttcattttccagggggttacagttctaacctaacctaacctacttttcaagcagtttcattttccagggggtcacaattctaacctaacctactttctgaatCATATCTTTCAACTATGTGTCTGAAAACTTGTTCCAGATATTACGTAGCCCTAGTGACGGTTATTTGCTTCATCCTCCCCACTGTCATCCCGGTTTACTTCTGGAACGAGACCTGGATAAACGCCTTCTTCGTGCCCGTGTTACTTCACCACGTCTGCTGCTTTAATGTAACGGCTTTAGTCAACTCAGCTCTCCATAAATGGGGATATAAGCCCTACGACAAAAACATGATGGCAACGGAACTTAAAATTCTCGATCCGTTTACACTTGGAGAAAACTACCACAACTACCACCACGCTTTTCCTTGGGACTATAAGGCGGCAGAAGTTGGCGAAGGCACATTCTTATTATCTACAGCGTTCATAAATTTCTT of Leguminivora glycinivorella isolate SPB_JAAS2020 chromosome 5, LegGlyc_1.1, whole genome shotgun sequence contains these proteins:
- the LOC125225981 gene encoding acyl-CoA Delta-9 desaturase-like, which produces MAPQAMDANGVLFEGDAETEDVALANPPIQQAGDEKWDFRYVKHILFYTAMLYTAGVYGGYLALVSTKWQTNVFCKILYSVINWARDHRMHHKYVDTDADPHNATRGLFFSHVGWLMVEKHPEFERKSKQIDLSDLESNPILHFQQKYYVALVTVICFILPTVIPVYFWNETWINAFFVPVLLHHVCCFNVTALVNSALHKWGYKPYDKNMMATELKILDPFTLGENYHNYHHAFPWDYKAAEVGEGTFLLSTAFINFFAKIGWAYDLKTISDDVIRKRVIRTGDGSHHIWGWGDKDQTKEEVDAAVRINPKED